The proteins below come from a single Cricetulus griseus strain 17A/GY chromosome 6, alternate assembly CriGri-PICRH-1.0, whole genome shotgun sequence genomic window:
- the Duoxa2 gene encoding dual oxidase maturation factor 2 — MTAWDGVMPFYPQSRHAAGFSVPLLIVIVVFLCLAASFLFILPGIRGHSRWFWLVRVFLSLFIGAEIVAVHFSGDWFVGAVWTNTSYKAFSTARVQVHVGLHVGLVGVNITLKGTPVQQLNETIDYNERFTWRLDEDYTKEYVDALEKGLPDPVLYLAEKFTPSSPCGLYHQYHLAGHYAAATLWVAFCFWIIANALLSMPAPLYGGLALLTTSAFTLFAVFAFASVSSVPLCPFRLGSATLTPHYGASFWVTLATGILSLLLGAVVVILHYTKPSALRTFLDQSDKDCRGQAKGNSPLIFDNPQRKQFATPDLNITTVL, encoded by the exons ATGACTGCGTGGGACGGGGTGATGCCCTTTTATCCCCAGTCCAGGCACGCGGCGGGCTTCAGTGTCCCGCTGCTCATTGTCATTGTGGTATTCTTGTGCTTAGCGGCCAGCTTCCTGTTCATCTTGCCTGGGATCCGTGGCCACTCG CGCTGGTTCTGGCTGGTGAGAGTTTTTCTTAGTCTCTTCATCGGTGCAGAAATTGTGG CTGTGCACTTCAGTGGAGACTGGTTCGTGGGGGCAGTGTGGACCAATACATCCTACAAAGCCTTCAGTACAGCGCGTGTTCAAGTCCATGTCGGTCTGCATGTGGGACTGGTGGGAGTCAATATTACACTCAAAG GAACACCAGTGCAGCAGCTGAACGAGACCATTGACTACAACGAGCGTTTCACGTGGCGTCTGGACGAAGACTACACCAAGGAGTACGTTGATGCTCTGGAGAAGGGATTGCCGGACCCAGTGCTATACTTGGCGGAGAAGTTCACGCCCAGCAGCCCTTGCGGGCTGTACCATCAGTATCACCTGGCCGGACACTATGCCGCAGCAACACTGTG GGTGGCGTTCTGCTTCTGGATCATCGCCAACGCGCTGCTCTCCATGCCCGCCCCACTTTATGGAGGCCTGGCTCTGCTCACCACCAGCGCCTTCACGCTCTTCGCCGTCTTCGCCTTCGCCTCGGTCTCCAGCGTGCCGCTCTGCCCCTTCCGCCTGGGCTCCGCCACCCTCACGCCTCACTACGGCGCCTCTTTTTGGGTCACGCTGGCCACCG GCATCCTGAGCCTCCTCCTCGGAGCGGTGGTGGTGATTCTGCACTACACTAAGCCCAGCGCTCTGCGAACCTTTCTGGATCAAAGCGACAAAGACTGTAGGGGTCAGGCCAAAGGAAACTCGCCTCTCATCTTCGATAACCCGCAACGCAAGCAGTTCGCGACCCCAGACTTAAATATTACCACTGTCCTGTAA